A single Natrinema pellirubrum DSM 15624 DNA region contains:
- a CDS encoding DUF1684 domain-containing protein codes for MSDSIDVDRWRTELESKRAEKDDFFADHPQSPIPPEEREDFAGLDYFEPDPTYRVTATATVHDEPEVVLLDTTAGREMRYLRVATLEFDLDREDEDLQDGTFELAAYQQESPEEQPLFLPFRDKTTGQQSYDGGRYMELEPDRDLADGDEIVVDFNLAYSPFCAYSETFDCPLPPEENWLEVAIPAGERHE; via the coding sequence ATGAGCGATTCCATCGACGTCGACCGCTGGCGAACGGAACTCGAGTCCAAACGCGCCGAGAAAGACGACTTTTTCGCCGACCATCCGCAGTCGCCGATCCCGCCCGAGGAGCGCGAGGACTTCGCGGGACTGGACTACTTCGAGCCGGATCCGACCTACCGCGTGACCGCGACCGCGACGGTCCACGACGAGCCCGAGGTCGTGTTGCTAGACACCACTGCGGGCCGGGAGATGCGCTATCTGCGGGTCGCGACGCTCGAGTTCGACCTCGACCGCGAGGACGAGGACCTGCAGGACGGCACGTTCGAACTCGCGGCCTACCAACAGGAGAGCCCCGAGGAGCAGCCGCTTTTCCTCCCCTTCCGGGACAAGACGACGGGCCAGCAGAGCTACGACGGCGGCCGCTACATGGAACTCGAGCCCGATCGAGACCTCGCGGACGGCGACGAGATCGTCGTCGACTTCAACCTCGCGTACTCGCCGTTCTGTGCCTACAGCGAGACCTTCGACTGTCCGCTCCCGCCCGAGGAGAACTGGCTCGAGGTCGCGATCCCGGCCGGCGAACGCCACGAATAA
- a CDS encoding ATP-dependent DNA helicase yields the protein MTDWRTVFGHDEPYEPQVDGIETAIDTGREGGYTVIEGACGTGKTMIALTAGIDLVRDPDTDYERVFVLTSVKQQLRQFEADLETINENLPADWNPVSGLTLVGKADVCPYNREKTAGFDDGNVYDRCETLRDRTRDLTGESGDTTAKNLAARARSQQIGLADSGSRSKNTFLETAGEPTPYPPDLPEYGEGGPVGAETEYCPFYAQYLEDLPDDEDGSPAEAIPYDFTDAGMITPEDLVARSVTHGTCPHSVMGAALGEAEVVIGNYYHAFDPRTVGSFTGALLDDSTFVVCDEAHMLEPRVRDLVSEGVADRTLRDAETELSRVIQPVKFEREGRQAEGGSKTADADLVRGELNDSDVSFEELNRTLEFVQDLRAELDRRVTASLDRNHRGWQSNLNDLEDAELPLRDPAEPAEDELTEWAREAGYGDADWVRAEAVGAVVQRVLNEAEDEDRTRAAPAVGRVLGEWYRRGHTDYFREIELERTWDDTEPPDSWRRAYNARLSLHNCVPSDAIGDRLGHFGGGVLMSATLEPIEAFTEVTGLQYLAREEDRPVVERRYGLHFPAENRESFAVAAPKYTYDNRGRPGEENPTRRSYANAVATVARLPGNVLVGMPSYAEAEWIAGRLEERVDKPVLLDVASDDETTESLKDEFFAGAGKVLVTSLRGTLTEGVDYSGDRLAAAVVCGVPIVNTSSPRTKAVRRAYDDAFGDGFTYALTIPAVRKARQAIGRVIRSPDDVGVRVLLDERYARDSWDSVRPYLPDNGEFQPVSPDMLDVGLDRFQSRLSSQ from the coding sequence ATGACGGACTGGCGGACGGTGTTCGGCCACGACGAGCCCTACGAGCCGCAGGTCGACGGTATCGAGACGGCCATCGACACCGGACGAGAGGGCGGCTACACCGTCATCGAAGGCGCCTGTGGTACCGGGAAGACGATGATCGCGCTCACCGCCGGGATCGATCTGGTGCGCGATCCCGACACCGACTACGAGCGCGTGTTCGTCCTCACGAGCGTCAAACAGCAACTGCGCCAGTTCGAAGCGGACCTCGAGACGATCAACGAGAACCTGCCGGCCGACTGGAACCCCGTGTCGGGACTGACCCTCGTTGGGAAAGCCGACGTCTGTCCGTACAACCGTGAGAAGACGGCGGGGTTCGACGACGGGAACGTCTACGACCGCTGTGAAACCCTGCGTGATCGGACCCGCGATCTCACCGGCGAGAGCGGCGATACGACCGCGAAGAACCTGGCCGCCCGCGCCCGCAGCCAGCAGATCGGGCTGGCCGACAGCGGGAGCCGATCGAAAAACACCTTCCTCGAGACCGCCGGCGAGCCGACTCCCTACCCGCCCGACCTGCCGGAGTACGGCGAGGGCGGGCCGGTCGGGGCCGAGACGGAGTACTGTCCGTTCTACGCACAGTATCTGGAGGACCTGCCGGACGACGAGGACGGCTCGCCCGCGGAGGCGATACCCTACGACTTCACCGATGCGGGAATGATCACGCCCGAGGACCTCGTGGCCCGCTCGGTGACACACGGCACCTGCCCCCACTCCGTGATGGGGGCCGCCCTCGGCGAGGCCGAGGTCGTCATCGGCAACTACTACCACGCGTTCGATCCCCGTACCGTCGGCTCCTTTACGGGTGCCCTGCTCGACGACTCTACCTTCGTCGTCTGCGACGAGGCCCACATGTTAGAGCCCCGCGTCCGCGACCTGGTCAGCGAGGGCGTCGCCGACCGCACGCTGCGGGACGCCGAGACCGAACTCTCGCGGGTCATCCAGCCGGTCAAATTCGAACGGGAGGGCCGACAGGCCGAGGGCGGCTCGAAGACCGCCGACGCCGACCTCGTCCGCGGCGAACTGAACGACAGCGACGTCTCGTTCGAGGAACTCAACCGGACCCTCGAGTTCGTGCAGGACCTCCGGGCCGAACTCGATCGGCGCGTGACTGCCTCCCTCGACCGCAACCACCGAGGCTGGCAGTCGAACCTGAACGACCTCGAGGACGCGGAACTCCCCCTTCGAGACCCCGCAGAGCCCGCCGAGGACGAACTGACCGAGTGGGCCCGCGAGGCGGGCTACGGCGACGCCGACTGGGTCCGTGCCGAGGCCGTCGGCGCGGTCGTCCAGCGCGTTTTAAACGAGGCCGAAGACGAGGACCGGACCCGCGCTGCGCCCGCCGTCGGGCGGGTCCTCGGCGAGTGGTACCGCCGCGGTCACACCGATTACTTCCGCGAGATCGAACTCGAGCGAACCTGGGACGACACCGAGCCGCCCGACTCGTGGCGGCGGGCCTACAACGCTCGCCTCTCGCTTCACAACTGCGTCCCAAGCGACGCCATCGGCGACCGACTCGGGCACTTCGGCGGCGGCGTCCTGATGAGCGCGACCCTCGAGCCGATCGAGGCCTTCACCGAGGTGACGGGCCTGCAGTACCTCGCCCGCGAGGAGGACCGCCCGGTCGTCGAGCGACGGTACGGCCTTCACTTCCCCGCGGAGAACCGCGAGAGCTTCGCGGTCGCCGCGCCGAAGTACACCTACGACAACCGCGGCCGACCGGGCGAGGAGAACCCGACCCGCCGATCCTATGCGAACGCCGTCGCGACGGTCGCCCGCCTCCCCGGCAACGTCCTCGTCGGCATGCCAAGTTACGCCGAGGCCGAGTGGATCGCCGGCCGACTCGAGGAACGGGTCGACAAACCGGTCCTGCTCGACGTCGCCAGCGACGACGAGACGACCGAGTCGCTCAAAGACGAGTTCTTCGCGGGCGCGGGGAAGGTGCTGGTCACGAGCCTGCGGGGAACCCTGACCGAGGGCGTCGACTACAGCGGCGACCGACTCGCCGCTGCGGTCGTCTGTGGCGTCCCGATCGTCAATACCTCGAGCCCCAGAACGAAGGCCGTCCGACGCGCTTACGACGACGCGTTCGGTGACGGCTTCACGTACGCACTCACGATTCCCGCCGTCCGGAAGGCCCGTCAGGCCATCGGTCGGGTCATCCGCAGCCCCGACGACGTCGGCGTTCGCGTCCTGCTCGACGAACGGTACGCCCGCGACAGCTGGGACTCCGTTCGTCCCTACCTCCCCGACAACGGCGAGTTCCAGCCCGTCAGTCCTGACATGCTCGATGTCGGTCTCG
- a CDS encoding DUF7127 family protein — protein sequence MKVPHSLENVDRDVVVRTFEYDDGSTIAVDFGTSAADISVDIVGSTAIIIADGEQFEFELPPEATAVSARNGVLTIEE from the coding sequence GTGAAGGTTCCCCATTCCCTCGAGAACGTCGACCGAGACGTCGTCGTTCGTACGTTCGAATACGATGACGGTAGCACCATCGCGGTCGATTTCGGCACGTCGGCCGCGGACATCTCGGTCGACATCGTCGGGTCGACCGCGATCATCATCGCGGACGGCGAGCAGTTCGAGTTCGAACTCCCGCCGGAAGCGACCGCCGTCTCGGCCCGGAACGGCGTACTCACGATCGAAGAGTAG